The sequence CCTTCACGGCATCGACGGCCGTGGACTCGGCGTCCGCGCTTTCGTCGCGGCTCGCCGCGGCGGAACGGGCCTGCACAGGACTGCGGTGTTCTATCACCCAGGTCACCTCGGACCGTAGTATCCGCCGGGACGAAATCTCCTTACACCCCACACCACGTGGAGACGGCAGCCGTCTAATATCCCCTGTCCCCGTGAATCACCCGAACCTCGGCATCGATGCGGAACTGCAGGTGGGTCAGCCGGTCCAGCCAGCCGGCGGGCAGGTTACCGTCCGGCCGCCTCTCCCGGACGGTCTCCCCGATGTCCAGAACGTCCAGCCGTTGCCAGTACATTCTCTTGAGAAGATCCCGCGTCCAGGCCGCAAGCTGCCGGTTGATGTGTCGCTGGCGAATCTGCGTTCCCTGGAGCCCCGCTTCCACTTCGGGGCTGTCGACGATGAACGCGGACCCGCGCACCCTCACGACCACCGTCTGGCCGTCGGGTTGCAGCCGGCCACGGATGGAAAACCGTTGCATCCTTGCGCTGACCGGAAACCGCTTGCCCGGTGGAGGATCGAAACTCAGTTGGACGGCGCCGGTCTGACGCATCGCTCGGAGAAAGGCGACGTCGCGGAGGTCGACGGCTGTCACCATGCGGTCTCCTCTGAAGACGGCCGCACCGGTGACGACCGGGCCGCCGGGGGAGGCGGCCAGGAGCGCCGTCACCGTGGTGGCGTTGGGGACGAACGCCCCGTTGACCAGGTCGACATGGAGGAACACCGAGTTCCGTGCAGCGCGGGCCGCGCTGCGCGTTCTTCGTGCGTTGTGGTACCATCGCACCGGGAGGGCTCTCTATGCCCCATCGCGTCCTGTTCCTTTGCACGGCGAACTCCGCGCGCAGCCAGATGGCGGAGGCGTGGACCCGTGCGTTGCACGGCGACACGATCGAAGCGATGTCCGCCGGCACGCGGCCGACCGTCGTGCACCCGATGGCCGTCGAGGTCATGCGCGAAGTCGGCATCGACATCGCCCATCAGCGTTCGAAATCGGTGGAAGAGTTTCTGGGCGAGCGGTTCGACGCCGTGATCACGCTCTGCGGCGACGCGCGGGAGTCCTGTCCCCTGTTCCCTCACGCCACGCGCACGATCCACATGGGATTCCCGGACCCCGCCAGGGTGACCGGCTCGCCCGAAGAAGCGCGCGCCGCCTTCCGCAGAGTGCGCGACGACCTCCGCACGTGGATACAGGACCTGCCGAGGCTGCTTGACGCGGAACGCTGAACGCGCAACGCGAAGCGGCGCGGCGGCCCGGTGGCGACCGCCGCGCCGTTACAGCCCGACGCGTCAGATCTCGATCACGATGGGCAGGATCATGGGGCGGCGCTTCGTCTTCTCGAAGAGGAACTGGGCGAGGGCGTTGCGCACGAGCGACTTGATCGTCGACCACTCCGTCACGGGGGTGCCGTTGCGGCCCATCAAGGCGCTGACCACGCGGTTGCGCGCCTCTTCCAGAAGCTGTTCGGACTCCCGCATGTAGACGAAGCCGCGCGAGATGATGTCGGGTCCCGCGACGACCTGGCTCGTCTCCTTCGCAAGGCCCACGACGACGATGAGAATCCCGTCCTCGGACAGCTGGCGCCGGTCCCTCAGCACGATGTTTCCGACGTCGCCCACGCCGAGCCCGTCGACGAAGACCTCGCCGGCCGGGAAGGTGCCCGCGATGCGGATGCGGTTCGCCGTGACCTCGCACACCTGCCCGTTTTCGACGATCTGGATGTGGTCGGGCGGAACGCCCACCTGGCGCGCCAGCTCCGCGTGCTGCACGAGCATTCGGTACTCGCCGTGCACCGGCACGAAAAAGCGCGGCCGCAAGAGCTGCAGCATCAGCTTCATCTC is a genomic window of Clostridia bacterium containing:
- a CDS encoding ribonuclease J, encoding EMKLMLQLLRPRFFVPVHGEYRMLVQHAELARQVGVPPDHIQIVENGQVCEVTANRIRIAGTFPAGEVFVDGLGVGDVGNIVLRDRRQLSEDGILIVVVGLAKETSQVVAGPDIISRGFVYMRESEQLLEEARNRVVSALMGRNGTPVTEWSTIKSLVRNALAQFLFEKTKRRPMILPIVIEI
- a CDS encoding arsenate reductase ArsC; translated protein: MPHRVLFLCTANSARSQMAEAWTRALHGDTIEAMSAGTRPTVVHPMAVEVMREVGIDIAHQRSKSVEEFLGERFDAVITLCGDARESCPLFPHATRTIHMGFPDPARVTGSPEEARAAFRRVRDDLRTWIQDLPRLLDAER